The following are encoded in a window of Prochlorococcus marinus str. MIT 1013 genomic DNA:
- the bioD gene encoding dethiobiotin synthase, with the protein MKPFSKKIIICGTDTDVGKTIVSSFFVQGLRGIYWKPIQSGTEEGTDTKTVCNLLNLGPNRYLSERYKFKAPVSPHWAAEQESGFIEPSNLRLPDLDELLIVETAGGLMVPLNRDWLQIDQLKVWGAPIILVARTGLGTLNHTLLSLEALKHRNLDVLGIVLNGPPHKDNPKTLEQFGDTKILASLPIFDEVNAKVLSQEWNKQQLDQKLKKYIRN; encoded by the coding sequence ATGAAACCTTTCTCCAAAAAAATTATTATTTGTGGTACAGATACAGATGTCGGCAAAACGATAGTTAGTAGTTTTTTCGTCCAAGGGCTTAGAGGTATCTACTGGAAACCCATTCAAAGTGGAACAGAGGAAGGTACAGATACCAAAACTGTTTGCAATCTCTTAAATCTTGGACCTAACCGCTATCTTTCTGAAAGATATAAATTCAAGGCTCCTGTCTCTCCACATTGGGCTGCAGAACAAGAGTCTGGTTTTATTGAACCAAGCAACTTAAGATTACCTGACTTAGATGAATTACTAATCGTCGAGACTGCAGGTGGTTTAATGGTTCCTTTAAATCGGGATTGGCTACAAATAGACCAATTAAAGGTTTGGGGAGCTCCAATAATTCTTGTAGCCAGGACCGGTCTTGGTACTCTCAACCACACCTTATTAAGTCTAGAAGCCTTGAAACACAGAAATTTAGACGTGTTAGGAATAGTATTAAATGGCCCTCCACACAAAGACAATCCGAAGACCCTAGAGCAATTTGGAGATACTAAAATTCTTGCAAGTCTTCCTATTTTTGACGAAGTCAACGCAAAAGTACTTTCACAAGAATGGAACAAACAACAATTAGATCAAAAGCTTAAAAAATACATTCGAAATTAA
- the rsmG gene encoding 16S rRNA (guanine(527)-N(7))-methyltransferase RsmG translates to MSTDKNNKKANHLMIWNELKWAPSENQLAQFIHLQELLKEWNKKTNLTRLVDGDDFWTAQVCDSLLPLHEELQYPKLSHNYIDIGSGCGFPGIAIAIAMPNSNITLLDSSSKKTTFLKEVSKEIGLNSRITVITERAEIAGRDPILRNNFDYAIARAVASANVVAEYLVPFLNSTGQALIFKGSWSEAEQQILKKALTELNAEIQRTHKFLLPNNRGIRNVIRVNSINKCPNQYPRSIGKPKKKPLGY, encoded by the coding sequence ATGTCTACTGATAAAAACAACAAAAAAGCAAATCATCTCATGATATGGAATGAGCTTAAATGGGCGCCAAGTGAAAACCAATTAGCTCAATTTATCCATTTACAAGAGTTACTTAAAGAATGGAATAAGAAGACCAACCTTACTCGTTTAGTTGATGGAGATGATTTCTGGACTGCACAAGTATGTGACAGCTTGTTGCCACTGCATGAAGAACTTCAATACCCTAAACTTTCTCATAATTACATAGATATTGGTTCTGGCTGTGGATTTCCCGGTATAGCCATAGCTATAGCAATGCCAAATTCAAATATTACTCTTTTAGATTCTTCAAGTAAAAAAACAACTTTTCTGAAAGAAGTTTCTAAAGAAATTGGATTAAATTCTCGTATAACAGTCATAACTGAACGAGCTGAGATAGCAGGAAGGGATCCAATTCTTCGAAATAATTTTGACTATGCCATTGCAAGAGCAGTTGCTTCTGCAAATGTAGTAGCAGAATATCTCGTGCCTTTTTTAAATTCGACAGGTCAAGCGCTCATATTTAAAGGGAGCTGGAGTGAAGCAGAGCAACAAATACTAAAAAAAGCTTTAACTGAACTAAATGCAGAGATCCAACGAACACATAAGTTCTTACTCCCTAATAATCGCGGCATTAGGAATGTTATTAGGGTTAATTCTATTAATAAATGTCCCAATCAATATCCAAGATCAATTGGTAAACCAAAAAAAAAGCCTTTAGGTTACTAA
- the bioA gene encoding adenosylmethionine--8-amino-7-oxononanoate transaminase, translated as MKQVGKLNLMNEKKNSNQSIQNPHIWPPFTQLTSSKPQLLVEKAKGALLLPKDRAPIIDGISSWWVTLHGHANEYIAKAIATQAEQLEQIIFADFTHPQAELLANRLSKSTGLEKLFFSDNGSTAVEVALKMARQWWKNKGDNRSQIIAFEGAYHGDTFGAMAVGERNIFSEPFDQMLFPVSRVPWPETWWGDEDFERREKEVLKTLDHLLKKPTIAVILEPLVQGAGGMRMVRSEFLVEVEKRIRQADSLLITDEVLTGFGRCGELFAFQRAGLKPDLISLSKGLTGGFLPMGVTMSSKRISEGFLGEDPKQTFWHGHSFTANPLGCAAANASLDLLENSPQKYLDFESRHLPHLQKIVKDPRIECPRITGTIAAFNIKVKGKKGYLSSVGKIMKASALRVGVFIRPLGDVVYLMPPLCITDEELEKCYFGIQEGLNSLS; from the coding sequence ATGAAGCAAGTTGGAAAACTAAATTTGATGAATGAGAAAAAAAATTCCAATCAAAGTATTCAAAATCCTCATATATGGCCCCCATTCACACAACTTACATCCTCTAAGCCTCAATTATTGGTTGAAAAAGCCAAAGGTGCCCTTTTACTGCCTAAAGACAGAGCTCCAATAATCGATGGCATAAGTAGCTGGTGGGTCACTCTTCATGGTCATGCAAATGAATATATTGCTAAGGCTATCGCAACTCAAGCAGAGCAATTAGAACAAATTATCTTTGCAGATTTCACTCACCCTCAAGCCGAGCTATTAGCAAATCGACTTAGTAAATCAACAGGTCTAGAAAAGTTATTCTTTTCCGATAATGGCTCTACAGCAGTAGAAGTGGCTTTAAAAATGGCTCGTCAATGGTGGAAGAATAAAGGTGACAATAGATCTCAAATCATTGCATTCGAAGGTGCCTACCATGGAGATACATTTGGAGCAATGGCAGTAGGCGAACGAAATATATTTAGCGAGCCTTTTGATCAAATGCTATTTCCTGTTAGCAGAGTCCCTTGGCCTGAGACATGGTGGGGCGATGAAGATTTTGAAAGACGAGAAAAGGAAGTTTTAAAAACTCTTGACCACCTCCTAAAAAAACCAACTATTGCGGTAATTCTTGAGCCATTAGTTCAAGGGGCTGGAGGAATGCGAATGGTTCGTTCAGAATTTTTAGTAGAAGTCGAAAAAAGAATTCGCCAGGCTGATTCTTTACTGATTACAGATGAAGTCTTAACTGGCTTTGGAAGGTGTGGAGAACTATTCGCTTTTCAAAGAGCAGGATTAAAGCCAGACCTTATATCACTCTCAAAAGGGTTAACCGGTGGGTTCCTTCCGATGGGAGTTACAATGTCCAGCAAAAGGATTTCTGAAGGTTTCCTTGGGGAAGATCCCAAGCAAACTTTCTGGCACGGTCATAGTTTCACAGCTAACCCCTTAGGCTGCGCAGCGGCCAATGCTAGCTTAGATCTGTTAGAAAACTCCCCTCAAAAATATTTAGATTTTGAGTCACGTCATCTACCTCATCTACAAAAAATAGTTAAAGATCCAAGAATTGAATGTCCAAGAATTACAGGAACAATTGCTGCTTTTAATATTAAAGTGAAAGGTAAAAAAGGGTATTTAAGTTCCGTTGGGAAAATTATGAAAGCAAGTGCATTGAGGGTTGGTGTTTTCATTAGGCCATTAGGAGATGTAGTTTATCTAATGCCACCACTGTGTATCACAGATGAAGAACTAGAAAAATGCTATTTTGGAATCCAAGAGGGGTTAAATTCTCTATCCTAG
- a CDS encoding DUF1257 domain-containing protein — protein sequence MSHFSTVKTQLRKKEFLKQALIDLGYVPNEGENLVRGYRGQTVKAQMTVEMSKGGDIGFRWNEGSKSYELVTDLDLWKQSIPIERFLAQVTQRYALNTVLDSTAQEGFQVSEQKQNLDGSIELVVTRWDS from the coding sequence ATGTCACATTTCAGCACAGTTAAAACTCAACTTCGTAAGAAAGAGTTTCTAAAACAGGCTCTAATAGACTTAGGGTATGTCCCCAACGAAGGTGAAAATCTAGTTAGAGGCTATAGAGGTCAAACTGTAAAAGCTCAAATGACTGTTGAGATGAGTAAGGGAGGTGATATTGGATTTCGTTGGAATGAAGGTTCAAAATCATATGAACTTGTAACTGACCTTGATCTCTGGAAACAATCAATACCAATTGAGAGATTTTTAGCTCAGGTCACTCAACGTTATGCTCTAAATACTGTTCTTGATTCAACTGCTCAAGAAGGATTTCAAGTGTCCGAGCAAAAGCAAAATTTAGATGGATCAATAGAACTAGTAGTTACTCGTTGGGATTCCTAA
- a CDS encoding alpha/beta hydrolase: MKEIIAMHGWAGDSHQWANWEKIFKSCDWEWQASERGYKEISPHTPKWNHNSNQVKDKRVAICHSHGSHMIDKEVLHSATHVILINSFSRFIPSDKENRPIKLALNRMMNAINTSNEEAMLRKFHIKAYKPNYIAIKLSESYLLPISDSGRLRLKNDLKLLMNSDSLPIGLNNSSKVLIVNSEQDYILANQTKEKLAEDLIKHLEVIPKIINLQDEGHYITKIKNIKKVKHWLEFDHAKNMV, translated from the coding sequence ATGAAAGAAATAATTGCTATGCATGGCTGGGCTGGTGATAGTCATCAATGGGCAAATTGGGAAAAGATATTTAAAAGTTGTGATTGGGAATGGCAAGCTTCTGAACGCGGATATAAAGAGATAAGTCCTCATACACCCAAATGGAATCACAACTCAAATCAAGTCAAAGATAAAAGAGTTGCCATATGTCACTCTCATGGTTCACATATGATAGATAAAGAAGTTTTGCATTCAGCTACTCATGTTATATTAATCAATAGTTTTAGTCGTTTTATTCCAAGTGACAAAGAGAATCGCCCTATAAAACTGGCCCTCAATAGGATGATGAATGCAATTAATACGTCTAACGAAGAAGCTATGTTAAGAAAATTTCATATAAAAGCTTATAAACCGAATTACATAGCTATTAAATTATCCGAATCATATCTACTTCCTATATCAGATTCAGGAAGGTTGAGACTAAAAAATGATTTAAAACTTCTTATGAATTCTGATTCTCTACCAATTGGCTTAAACAATTCTTCCAAAGTACTTATTGTTAACAGTGAACAAGACTATATTTTAGCTAATCAAACGAAAGAAAAACTAGCTGAAGATTTAATAAAACACTTAGAGGTCATACCCAAAATAATCAACCTTCAAGACGAGGGGCATTACATCACAAAAATTAAAAATATCAAAAAAGTCAAACACTGGCTAGAATTTGATCATGCAAAAAACATGGTCTAG
- a CDS encoding aldo/keto reductase, which translates to MSRIKDSKNNSIPRRRFGRTEIQMPVLSLGGMRFQQSWKDLDPKEIDNQQQDILRKTIKHASQKGMHHIETARHYGTSERQIGWIFGQIDDPKRILQTKIPPNNDPSIFEQELELSMSRLGSKKIDLLAIHGINIPDHLDMTIRPNGCLQIVRQWQKDGLVGHVGFSTHANVDLIIKTIETGLFDYVNLHWYFIRQDNERALQAANSNDMGVFIISPTDKGGHLHTPSLKLFDLCSPLHPIEFNDLFCLRDKRIHTLSVGASKPEDLDIHLSAISKMDIMHGLINTIDKRLVDASYKSLGESWLNTWKIGLPSWDQTPGEINIPVLLWLNNLLEAWDMESFAKDRYALLGRGGHWFPGSNADCLDCEVSEDDLKKVLINSPWSSEIPFILRKLKDRLGGERRDRLWGI; encoded by the coding sequence GTGTCAAGAATTAAAGATAGTAAAAACAATTCAATACCTAGAAGAAGATTTGGTCGAACAGAGATTCAGATGCCAGTCTTATCTCTTGGCGGGATGCGCTTTCAACAAAGCTGGAAGGATTTAGATCCTAAAGAGATTGATAATCAACAACAAGACATCTTGCGAAAAACTATTAAGCATGCGTCTCAAAAAGGTATGCATCATATAGAAACTGCTCGTCATTATGGAACATCAGAGCGCCAGATAGGCTGGATCTTCGGTCAAATTGATGACCCAAAAAGAATATTGCAAACGAAAATCCCACCAAATAATGACCCTTCGATATTTGAGCAGGAACTTGAATTAAGTATGAGTAGATTAGGTTCCAAAAAAATTGATTTATTAGCTATTCATGGTATAAATATCCCTGATCACTTAGATATGACTATTCGTCCTAATGGATGTCTACAGATTGTTCGTCAATGGCAAAAAGATGGTCTTGTTGGTCATGTTGGCTTCTCAACTCATGCAAATGTTGACCTAATCATTAAAACAATTGAAACAGGACTTTTTGATTATGTTAATTTGCATTGGTATTTTATACGTCAGGATAACGAAAGAGCTTTACAAGCAGCGAATTCCAATGATATGGGGGTTTTCATTATAAGTCCTACTGATAAGGGAGGTCATTTGCATACTCCGTCATTGAAGCTTTTTGATTTATGTAGTCCTTTGCATCCAATAGAATTTAATGATCTGTTTTGTTTGAGGGATAAAAGAATTCATACATTGAGTGTTGGAGCGTCAAAGCCTGAAGATCTAGATATTCATTTAAGTGCAATCTCTAAAATGGATATAATGCATGGTTTAATTAATACTATAGATAAGAGACTAGTTGATGCCTCATATAAGTCGCTTGGAGAATCATGGTTGAACACTTGGAAGATAGGTTTACCTAGTTGGGACCAAACTCCAGGAGAGATTAATATACCTGTTTTGCTATGGCTAAATAATTTATTAGAGGCTTGGGATATGGAAAGCTTTGCTAAAGATCGTTATGCTCTTTTAGGCAGAGGAGGACATTGGTTCCCAGGCTCAAACGCAGATTGTTTGGATTGTGAAGTGAGCGAGGATGACTTGAAAAAAGTTTTGATTAATAGCCCGTGGAGCTCTGAAATACCTTTTATACTAAGAAAATTGAAAGACAGATTGGGGGGAGAAAGAAGAGATAGGTTATGGGGTATTTAG
- a CDS encoding aminotransferase class I/II-fold pyridoxal phosphate-dependent enzyme — protein MPAIPNSRIRKLRTWVPGKRSSELIGVDENQNQITLIDLASNDYLDLARHPLLIEAARQTLETDGVGSGGSRFITGSRNIHQRLETKLAQWLDREIVLIYPSGFQANLAAVLALTDRHTPVICDRLIHHSLLVGVKASGAKLIRFKHNNLSELERLLKKSRQSNPQKQPLVITESLFSMEGTTAPIKEISKLCINYDSKLLIDEAHAFGVMGSKGRGESFGLKEPISIISGTFGKAFGSGGAFLATDKITGANLIQNCGAFRYTTALAPPLCASALAALNLIESNPSWGSELKEKSKALRDRLSQIGWQRPMGGGPIISIVLGTDELAMDYQKKLEEQGLLTVAIRPPTVPEGKSRLRLVIRRNTPVQAIEKLIAVLNNK, from the coding sequence ATGCCTGCAATCCCTAACTCTAGAATTCGTAAACTGAGGACTTGGGTTCCAGGGAAAAGATCATCAGAATTGATTGGTGTAGATGAAAATCAAAATCAAATCACGTTAATTGACTTAGCGAGTAATGACTATCTAGACCTTGCAAGACATCCATTATTAATTGAGGCAGCTAGACAAACCTTAGAAACAGATGGGGTTGGTTCTGGAGGATCAAGATTTATTACTGGTAGTAGAAATATTCATCAAAGACTTGAAACAAAGCTTGCCCAATGGCTTGATCGTGAGATTGTCCTAATTTACCCGAGTGGTTTCCAAGCTAATCTGGCTGCTGTTTTAGCACTTACTGATCGTCACACTCCTGTTATTTGTGATCGTCTGATACATCATTCTCTGCTCGTTGGAGTCAAAGCGAGTGGAGCAAAGCTCATTAGATTTAAGCACAACAATTTATCTGAACTAGAAAGACTTTTAAAAAAGTCCAGACAAAGCAATCCTCAAAAACAACCTTTAGTAATTACTGAAAGCCTTTTTAGTATGGAGGGTACAACAGCACCCATAAAGGAAATTTCAAAGCTATGCATTAATTATGATTCAAAGTTATTGATCGACGAAGCTCATGCTTTTGGCGTTATGGGTTCAAAAGGAAGAGGAGAATCTTTTGGACTCAAAGAACCAATATCAATTATCAGTGGGACATTCGGTAAAGCATTTGGAAGTGGGGGAGCATTTCTAGCAACAGACAAGATAACAGGAGCAAATTTAATACAAAACTGTGGGGCATTTCGCTATACAACTGCTTTAGCTCCTCCTCTTTGTGCAAGTGCTTTAGCCGCGTTAAATCTAATTGAAAGCAACCCTAGCTGGGGTAGCGAACTGAAAGAGAAATCAAAAGCTTTAAGAGACAGATTGTCTCAAATCGGGTGGCAACGTCCTATGGGGGGAGGTCCAATAATCTCCATCGTTCTAGGTACAGACGAATTAGCCATGGATTATCAAAAAAAACTTGAAGAACAAGGTCTTCTAACTGTTGCGATCCGTCCACCAACTGTTCCTGAAGGTAAATCGAGACTCAGGTTAGTAATCAGGAGAAATACTCCCGTTCAGGCTATTGAAAAACTTATCGCAGTTCTTAATAACAAATGA
- a CDS encoding J domain-containing protein, which translates to MTPSSNCYELLGVSTSANNAELRKAFRQLSKQLHPDTTSLPSDEATRQFQNVCEAYDLLSDPVLRANYDLCIEKENNLISQKKEPYLKNIQPIQFSKSIGVRRPLSGGELFSLLLLITSIFLSLALGMFIAFLRGGNMNFTPSWLI; encoded by the coding sequence TTGACGCCTTCCTCTAATTGTTACGAACTGCTTGGTGTTTCTACCTCTGCTAATAACGCAGAGCTTAGAAAAGCTTTCCGTCAATTAAGTAAGCAACTTCATCCGGATACGACATCTTTGCCAAGTGATGAAGCGACAAGGCAATTTCAAAATGTTTGTGAAGCTTATGATTTATTAAGTGATCCTGTCTTAAGGGCAAACTATGACTTATGTATAGAAAAAGAGAATAATCTTATAAGTCAGAAAAAAGAACCTTACTTAAAGAATATACAACCTATACAATTTTCTAAGTCGATAGGAGTGAGGCGTCCATTATCAGGAGGAGAACTGTTTTCACTTCTTCTTTTAATCACTTCTATTTTCTTGAGCTTGGCTTTAGGAATGTTTATTGCTTTTTTAAGAGGCGGAAATATGAATTTTACTCCAAGTTGGTTGATATAA
- a CDS encoding DEAD/DEAH box helicase, with protein sequence MTSSERDTFENEILQNNLNPKKIFPFSLDEFQLKAIDSLNQGHSVVVSAPTGSGKTLIGEYAIYRAISHGNKVFYTTPLKALSNQKLRDFRNQFGSSNVGLLTGDLSLNREASILVMTTEIFRNMLYAAADKNDDPLLDIETVVLDECHYMNDAHRGTVWEESIIHCPKSVQFVALSATVANAGQLTDWIEQVHGPTDLISSDLRPVPLEFNFCSAKGLHPLLNEKGTGLHPNCKIWRSTKSHKKRGRLSKPTQPDSPSLGLVISKLAERNMLPAIYFIFSRRGCDKAVKTIASTCLVNQEERQSIQDRFKKYTILNSEGLRDDLHIKALFNGIASHHAGVLPAWKELIEELFQKGLIKVVFATETLAAGINMPARSTIISTLSKRSDNGHRQLMGSEFLQMAGRAGRRGLDSRGYVVTVQTRFEGVREAGQLATSSADPLVSQFTPSYGMVLNLLQRYDLDKSKELIERSFSRYLASLDLVEEEEELSRLKEEFKEYKTFSEDIPWSDFERYEKIKSHLKEERRLLKILKKQSAETLSNELISALEFANNGTLISLKTSHLRGKVTPAVIVQKIQKGDRQSQLLCLTDENIWILIACKEVVSLYAELTCLDVSHLTTPQMSRLGEIHHGDLLSNETASIISNLAQENDMRTAQYDLASEVLSQAKLVKSLDDELLVQPAHRWGDKKKLKKHRRRMDELGLEIHQREQMLYDRSNRHWDTFLSLIKVLNYFGCLDDLTPTEIGRGIGSLRGENELWIGLVLISGNLDELTPVELAGVIQSITTEVNRPDLWSGFIPSTVAEEAFNDLSNIRGELFRVQERFGIEVPILWSPELMGLVEAWARGSTWTDLIANTSLDEGDVVRILRRTNDLLSQIPYCEAVSRQLRNNAKAAMKLMDRFPICEAEYINQAKENKHEIINPATERNN encoded by the coding sequence ATGACTTCATCAGAAAGAGATACGTTTGAGAACGAAATCCTCCAAAACAATTTAAATCCAAAGAAAATCTTTCCTTTTTCATTGGATGAATTTCAACTTAAAGCAATTGACTCACTCAATCAAGGGCATTCTGTAGTTGTTAGTGCTCCTACAGGATCAGGAAAAACCTTAATAGGAGAGTATGCAATTTATAGAGCGATTTCTCATGGAAATAAGGTGTTTTATACAACCCCATTAAAAGCTTTATCTAACCAAAAGCTAAGAGACTTTAGGAATCAATTTGGTTCAAGCAATGTGGGTCTTTTAACAGGTGATTTAAGCCTGAATAGAGAGGCTTCGATTCTTGTCATGACTACTGAGATTTTTAGAAATATGCTTTATGCAGCAGCAGATAAAAATGATGATCCTCTACTTGATATAGAAACTGTTGTTCTGGATGAATGTCATTATATGAATGATGCTCATAGAGGGACAGTGTGGGAGGAATCAATTATTCATTGTCCTAAATCCGTTCAGTTCGTTGCTCTATCGGCAACCGTTGCTAATGCAGGTCAATTAACTGATTGGATTGAGCAAGTTCACGGACCCACAGACTTGATATCTAGTGATTTAAGACCAGTCCCCCTGGAATTCAATTTTTGTAGTGCTAAAGGACTTCATCCATTACTTAATGAAAAAGGAACTGGATTACATCCAAACTGTAAGATTTGGCGCTCAACAAAATCACATAAGAAGAGAGGACGCTTATCCAAGCCTACTCAACCTGACTCTCCCTCACTTGGCTTGGTGATATCGAAGTTGGCAGAAAGAAATATGTTACCCGCTATTTATTTCATATTTAGTCGTCGTGGTTGTGACAAGGCTGTGAAAACAATAGCTAGCACGTGTTTAGTGAACCAAGAAGAAAGACAATCAATTCAAGATCGATTTAAAAAATATACAATTCTAAATTCAGAAGGTTTGAGAGATGATTTACATATAAAAGCTTTATTTAATGGAATCGCATCTCATCATGCAGGAGTTCTTCCTGCATGGAAGGAGTTAATTGAGGAATTATTTCAAAAAGGATTGATAAAGGTTGTTTTTGCAACTGAAACCTTAGCTGCAGGAATCAATATGCCGGCGAGAAGCACAATTATATCTACTTTGTCGAAGAGATCAGATAATGGACATCGTCAATTAATGGGGAGTGAATTCTTACAAATGGCTGGTAGGGCTGGAAGAAGAGGTCTTGATTCTAGAGGCTATGTGGTCACTGTACAAACTCGATTCGAAGGAGTTCGAGAAGCTGGTCAATTAGCCACCAGCTCAGCCGATCCACTGGTTAGTCAATTCACACCAAGTTATGGCATGGTACTGAATCTATTACAGCGTTATGACTTAGACAAATCAAAAGAATTGATAGAAAGAAGCTTTAGTAGATACTTGGCGAGCTTGGATTTGGTTGAAGAAGAAGAAGAATTATCCAGATTAAAAGAGGAGTTTAAAGAGTATAAAACTTTTTCAGAAGACATCCCATGGTCAGATTTTGAAAGATATGAGAAAATAAAAAGTCATCTAAAGGAAGAGAGAAGACTCTTAAAAATTCTCAAAAAACAATCAGCAGAAACCTTATCTAATGAATTGATCTCAGCCTTGGAATTTGCAAATAATGGAACTCTCATAAGTCTGAAGACATCACATTTGCGAGGAAAAGTTACACCTGCAGTCATTGTTCAAAAAATACAAAAAGGCGACAGACAATCTCAATTGTTATGCTTAACAGATGAAAATATTTGGATATTGATTGCTTGTAAGGAAGTTGTTAGTCTTTATGCTGAATTAACTTGCTTAGACGTATCACATCTTACAACTCCTCAAATGAGTAGATTAGGTGAAATACATCATGGTGATTTGTTAAGTAATGAAACAGCTTCAATAATTTCAAATTTGGCTCAGGAAAATGATATGAGAACGGCTCAATATGATCTTGCTAGTGAAGTTTTATCTCAAGCTAAATTAGTTAAATCTCTAGATGATGAACTATTGGTTCAGCCAGCTCATCGATGGGGTGATAAGAAAAAATTAAAGAAGCATAGACGAAGAATGGACGAACTAGGTCTTGAAATACATCAACGTGAGCAGATGCTTTATGACAGGTCTAATCGTCACTGGGACACTTTCTTATCATTAATTAAAGTACTAAACTACTTCGGATGCTTGGATGATTTAACACCAACCGAAATTGGCAGAGGTATTGGATCTTTAAGAGGTGAAAATGAGTTATGGATAGGTTTGGTCTTGATCAGTGGGAATCTTGATGAACTAACTCCAGTAGAATTAGCTGGAGTTATTCAGTCAATTACTACGGAAGTTAATCGTCCTGATCTATGGTCTGGATTTATTCCCAGTACAGTTGCTGAAGAAGCATTTAATGATTTATCAAATATCCGAGGAGAATTGTTTAGAGTTCAAGAACGGTTTGGTATAGAAGTCCCAATTTTATGGAGTCCAGAGTTAATGGGTTTAGTAGAAGCTTGGGCACGAGGTAGTACTTGGACTGATCTAATTGC
- a CDS encoding ferredoxin, which produces MTFDPRAAFEASPIEYQLSDDIYDPNVAYEAGNNEDFELSGRDPVLGGKLKEKAVWVDERKCIGCTYCSSVATNTFAMEPEQGRARAFRQDGDSDELIQEAIDTCPVDCIDWVSFEDLINLEEVLKNHHFRNLGLPPVT; this is translated from the coding sequence TTGACTTTTGACCCTAGAGCTGCTTTTGAAGCTAGCCCCATTGAATATCAGCTATCAGATGATATTTATGATCCAAATGTTGCATACGAAGCAGGTAATAATGAAGATTTCGAGCTTAGTGGAAGAGATCCAGTACTTGGAGGGAAATTAAAGGAAAAAGCCGTTTGGGTTGATGAGAGAAAATGCATAGGCTGTACATATTGCAGTTCAGTTGCTACTAACACTTTTGCAATGGAGCCTGAACAAGGCAGAGCAAGAGCGTTTAGACAAGATGGAGATAGTGATGAATTAATACAAGAAGCTATAGATACCTGTCCTGTTGATTGCATAGATTGGGTTTCTTTTGAAGACTTAATTAATTTGGAAGAAGTTTTAAAAAACCATCATTTTAGGAATTTAGGTTTACCACCGGTCACTTGA
- a CDS encoding methyltransferase domain-containing protein, whose protein sequence is MQKTWSSQVNKNFNEAALSYNESASIQKSTALKLAKICSHHSIKHGLWVDLGSGTGLLAKSLEDLHPNQYVVRLDNSKKMIDQHSEKSIKQLWDLNNGLPKWSEKPNLLASSFVLHWLNNPQKKLKEWLNSLSLDGWIALAIPIKGSFPEWHEAAEKANLTCTALDLPSYDSLIRVVPKQSILYNKIEVIKQTEKKATSLLKPMINVGAQSSQKEQLSVSDWRHLLSFWPISNKDKQVSLSWSIQFLLIKR, encoded by the coding sequence ATGCAAAAAACATGGTCTAGTCAAGTTAATAAAAACTTTAACGAAGCTGCATTAAGTTATAACGAATCAGCATCAATTCAAAAAAGTACTGCTTTAAAGCTTGCAAAAATATGTTCTCATCATTCAATTAAACATGGACTATGGGTTGACCTTGGTTCTGGTACTGGACTACTCGCTAAATCATTAGAAGATTTACATCCAAACCAATATGTAGTGAGATTGGATAATTCTAAAAAGATGATTGATCAACATTCAGAAAAAAGTATCAAACAACTTTGGGATTTAAATAATGGATTACCTAAGTGGTCTGAAAAACCAAATTTATTAGCTTCAAGTTTTGTTTTACATTGGCTTAATAATCCACAAAAGAAACTTAAGGAATGGTTGAATTCTCTGAGTTTAGATGGATGGATTGCTTTAGCAATCCCAATCAAGGGAAGTTTTCCAGAATGGCATGAAGCAGCAGAAAAGGCAAATTTAACATGTACGGCTCTTGATTTACCATCATACGACTCACTAATTAGAGTCGTTCCGAAACAAAGTATTTTATATAATAAAATTGAAGTTATTAAACAAACAGAGAAGAAGGCAACTTCTTTATTAAAACCGATGATCAATGTCGGAGCACAAAGTAGTCAGAAGGAACAATTAAGTGTTTCAGATTGGCGACATCTATTATCTTTTTGGCCAATTTCCAATAAGGATAAACAAGTAAGCCTTAGTTGGTCAATCCAGTTTTTATTAATAAAGCGATGA